In Micrococcus luteus NCTC 2665, a single window of DNA contains:
- a CDS encoding TatD family hydrolase: protein MAHASETPLAYRAPAPQPDDDGGPRRDAHEEKSGRKRRLEYPPAPEPLPVPVVDNHTHLDFRDGLVRVDVHQAMDAAEAVGVTGAVQVGCDVASARFTIAAIEAEPRLLGAVALHPNDAARLAERGEFEDAFAEIAEFARHPRVRAVGETGLDYFRTQDEAGHAAQQESFRRHIRLARELGTALQIHDRDAHDDVVRILLEEASDGGLPPHVVFHCFSGGPDLARTCTEHGWHMSFAGPVTFKANDELREALRIAPAELLLVETDAPFLTPHPHRGRPNAPYLVPVTLRGMAETRGDDVAALARAVSENTARVYGSF, encoded by the coding sequence ATGGCCCACGCATCCGAGACCCCGCTCGCCTACCGCGCCCCCGCCCCGCAGCCGGACGACGACGGCGGCCCGCGCCGGGACGCCCACGAGGAGAAGTCGGGCCGCAAGCGTCGTCTCGAGTACCCGCCCGCACCCGAGCCGCTGCCGGTGCCCGTCGTGGACAACCACACGCACCTCGACTTCCGCGACGGCCTGGTCCGCGTGGACGTCCACCAGGCGATGGACGCGGCGGAGGCCGTGGGCGTGACCGGCGCGGTCCAGGTGGGCTGCGACGTCGCCTCGGCCCGGTTCACGATCGCGGCGATCGAGGCCGAGCCCCGCCTGCTCGGCGCCGTGGCGCTGCACCCCAACGACGCGGCCCGCCTGGCCGAGCGCGGCGAGTTCGAGGACGCGTTCGCGGAGATCGCCGAGTTCGCCCGTCACCCTCGCGTGCGCGCGGTGGGTGAGACGGGCCTCGACTACTTCCGGACGCAGGACGAGGCCGGCCACGCGGCGCAGCAGGAGTCCTTCCGCCGGCACATCCGACTCGCCCGCGAACTCGGCACGGCTCTGCAGATCCACGACCGGGACGCGCACGACGACGTCGTCCGGATCCTGCTCGAGGAGGCGTCCGACGGCGGGCTGCCCCCGCACGTGGTGTTCCACTGCTTCTCCGGCGGCCCCGATCTGGCCCGCACGTGCACCGAGCACGGCTGGCACATGTCCTTCGCCGGTCCCGTCACCTTCAAGGCCAACGACGAGCTGCGCGAGGCGCTGCGGATCGCCCCGGCCGAGCTGCTGCTCGTGGAGACGGACGCGCCCTTCCTCACGCCGCATCCGCACCGGGGCCGCCCCAACGCGCCCTACCTGGTCCCGGTGACCCTGCGGGGCATGGCGGAGACGCGCGGAGACGACGTGGCGGCCCTCGCCCGCGCGGTGAGTGAGAACACCGCCCGGGTGTACGGCTCGTTCTAA
- the rsmA gene encoding 16S rRNA (adenine(1518)-N(6)/adenine(1519)-N(6))-dimethyltransferase RsmA: MVQPSPHPVPAPLLSAADVRRIAAELDLRPTKQWGQNFVIDPNTIRRIVQAADVSADEHVLEIGPGLGSLTLGLLDAAAAVTAVEIDPVTAARLPRTAAEFRPGAEDALAVLHADAMTLSEQALAEVRPAAAAGSPTALVANLPYNVAVPVLLHALAVLPGLRHGLVMVQEEVADRLAAGPGSKVYGVPSAKAAWYADVRKAGTIGTQVFWPAPRIHSGLVAFTRREPPAGSASRREVFAVVDAAFAQRRKTLRAALASWAGSPPAAEDALVAAGVDPRARGEALDIAAFARIAEHGPRRAAEEVSA; encoded by the coding sequence ATGGTCCAGCCCTCCCCGCACCCCGTTCCCGCCCCGCTGCTGAGCGCCGCGGACGTGCGGCGCATCGCCGCCGAGCTGGACCTGCGTCCCACCAAGCAGTGGGGCCAGAACTTCGTGATCGACCCGAACACGATCCGGCGCATCGTGCAGGCCGCGGACGTGAGCGCGGACGAGCACGTGCTGGAGATCGGCCCCGGGCTGGGCTCGCTCACCCTCGGCCTGCTGGACGCGGCCGCCGCCGTCACCGCCGTCGAGATCGACCCGGTCACCGCCGCCCGCCTGCCGCGCACCGCCGCCGAGTTCCGCCCCGGGGCCGAGGACGCCCTCGCCGTGCTGCACGCGGACGCCATGACGCTGAGCGAGCAGGCCCTGGCCGAGGTCCGGCCCGCTGCCGCTGCCGGCAGCCCCACCGCGCTCGTGGCGAACCTGCCCTACAACGTGGCCGTGCCCGTGCTGCTGCACGCGCTCGCGGTCCTGCCGGGGCTGCGGCACGGCCTGGTGATGGTGCAGGAGGAGGTCGCGGACCGTCTCGCGGCCGGGCCCGGATCCAAGGTCTACGGCGTCCCGTCCGCCAAGGCGGCGTGGTACGCGGACGTGCGCAAGGCGGGCACCATCGGCACCCAGGTGTTCTGGCCGGCTCCGCGCATCCACTCCGGGCTGGTCGCCTTCACCCGGCGCGAGCCGCCGGCGGGCAGCGCGTCCCGCCGGGAGGTCTTCGCCGTGGTGGACGCCGCCTTCGCCCAGCGCCGCAAGACCCTGCGCGCCGCGCTCGCCTCCTGGGCGGGATCGCCGCCGGCGGCGGAGGACGCCCTGGTGGCCGCCGGCGTGGACCCGCGGGCCCGCGGCGAGGCCCTGGACATCGCGGCCTTCGCGCGGATCGCCGAGCACGGCCCGCGGCGTGCGGCGGAGGAGGTGAGCGCATGA
- a CDS encoding 4-(cytidine 5'-diphospho)-2-C-methyl-D-erythritol kinase: MTTEDLGLDPTARHVTVSAPGKVNLSLRVGPPGADGYHPVATVYLAVSLRETVTAIARTDGRITVGPLGRHISLVDTEDVPWDERNLAHRAAAHLRRTLGLDPDTHGVHLEVAKQVPVAGGMGGGSADAAAALLACSVLWETGHTRAELAELAAPLGADVPFSVLGGAAVGLGTGAELTPVAARTPLHLVLVPADAGLSTPAVFQTLDELRREGHLPDGPARPEVNEAVLRALTAADPLALATAMDNDLQTPAVVLFPELSDVLDLGLDEGALRGMVSGSGPTLLFVVQDEASALRLASAIEERTGVRALPVHGPVPGAHVL; this comes from the coding sequence ATGACGACGGAGGACCTCGGCCTCGACCCCACGGCCCGGCACGTCACGGTCAGCGCCCCCGGCAAGGTGAACCTGTCCCTGCGGGTGGGGCCGCCCGGCGCGGACGGCTACCACCCCGTGGCCACCGTGTACCTGGCCGTCAGCCTGCGGGAGACCGTCACGGCGATCGCGCGCACGGACGGGAGGATCACCGTCGGCCCGTTGGGCCGCCACATCAGTCTGGTGGACACCGAGGACGTGCCCTGGGACGAGCGCAACCTCGCGCACCGCGCCGCCGCGCACCTGCGGCGCACCCTCGGGCTCGATCCTGACACCCACGGCGTCCACCTCGAGGTCGCCAAGCAGGTCCCGGTCGCGGGTGGCATGGGCGGCGGCTCCGCCGACGCGGCCGCCGCGCTGCTCGCGTGCAGCGTCCTGTGGGAGACCGGGCACACCCGCGCCGAACTCGCCGAGCTGGCCGCCCCGCTGGGCGCGGACGTGCCCTTCAGCGTGCTGGGCGGCGCCGCCGTCGGGCTCGGGACCGGGGCCGAGCTGACCCCCGTCGCGGCCCGCACCCCGCTGCACCTCGTCCTCGTCCCGGCGGACGCCGGGCTGTCCACCCCCGCGGTGTTCCAGACCCTGGACGAGCTGCGCCGGGAGGGCCACCTGCCCGACGGGCCGGCGCGCCCCGAGGTGAACGAGGCCGTCCTGCGGGCCCTCACCGCGGCCGACCCGCTCGCACTCGCCACCGCCATGGACAACGACCTGCAGACCCCGGCCGTCGTCCTGTTCCCCGAGCTCTCGGACGTCCTCGACCTCGGTCTGGACGAGGGCGCGCTGCGCGGCATGGTCTCCGGCTCCGGCCCCACCCTGCTCTTCGTGGTGCAGGACGAGGCCTCCGCGCTGCGGCTGGCCTCGGCCATCGAGGAGCGCACGGGCGTGCGCGCCCTCCCCGTCCACGGCCCCGTGCCCGGCGCCCACGTGCTGTGA
- a CDS encoding ABC-F family ATP-binding cassette domain-containing protein — MAHLLGAENIGIAFGTRTVLEGLSLGVDEGDRIGLVGRNGDGKSTLMRILAGLQEPDTGRVTRRGGVRVGVLDQQDRLDPEHTVRQAVVGDVDDHVWASDPKARDVLGGLLDGFDLEQSVRGLSGGQRRRVALARLLAGDDDVLFLDEPTNHLDVEGVAWLARHLTQRWRPTDGGLVVVTHDRWFLDEVCTRTWEVHDATVDPFDGGYAAWVLARAERSRQAAVTEQKRQQLVKKELAWLRRGAPARTSKPKFRIEAASAIIEDVPAPRDSVSLAKMATARLGKDVLDLEHVSLALGEKPILDDVTLRLAPGERLGVVGVNGAGKSTLLRLLDGRIAPGSGRVKRGKTVVSATLTQDVKELDDVAHLRVAEVMAREGSSFQVGDREMSSGQLLEMLGFGTSRQWTQVSELSGGERRRLQLLRLLVGEPNVLLLDEPTNDLDTDTLAAVEDVLDGWPGTLVVVSHDRYLLERVTDHQVALLGDGKVRGLPGGVDQYLELRAAMDGAGGPARGAGAARGRNDVVGTCAGMGGPEEDTGPTEAERRRARKETARLEKQMTRLRDRRSGLETRMAELGQAQDFDALTAASADLKDLDAQLDALEEEWLQAAELADRD, encoded by the coding sequence ATGGCCCACCTGCTCGGCGCCGAGAACATCGGCATCGCCTTCGGCACCCGCACCGTCCTCGAGGGCCTCTCCCTCGGCGTGGATGAGGGGGACCGGATCGGACTCGTGGGCCGCAACGGCGACGGCAAGTCCACCCTCATGCGCATCCTCGCCGGCCTCCAGGAACCCGACACGGGCCGCGTCACCCGTCGCGGCGGCGTCCGCGTGGGCGTGCTGGACCAGCAGGACCGGCTCGACCCGGAGCACACCGTGCGTCAGGCCGTGGTCGGGGACGTGGACGACCACGTGTGGGCCTCGGACCCCAAGGCCCGGGACGTCCTGGGCGGTCTCCTCGACGGCTTCGACCTCGAGCAGTCCGTGCGGGGCCTCTCCGGCGGCCAGCGCCGTCGCGTGGCCCTGGCCCGTCTGCTCGCCGGGGACGACGACGTCCTCTTCCTCGACGAGCCCACCAACCACCTGGACGTGGAGGGCGTCGCGTGGCTCGCCCGCCACCTGACGCAGCGCTGGCGCCCCACCGACGGCGGCCTCGTGGTGGTCACCCATGACCGGTGGTTCCTCGACGAGGTCTGCACGCGCACGTGGGAGGTGCACGACGCCACGGTGGACCCGTTCGACGGCGGCTACGCGGCGTGGGTGCTCGCGCGCGCGGAGCGCTCCCGGCAGGCGGCGGTGACGGAGCAGAAGCGTCAGCAGCTGGTGAAGAAGGAGCTCGCCTGGCTGCGCCGTGGCGCCCCGGCGCGCACGTCCAAGCCCAAGTTCCGCATCGAGGCGGCCAGCGCCATCATCGAGGACGTCCCCGCCCCGCGCGACTCGGTGTCCCTGGCGAAGATGGCCACGGCCCGGCTGGGCAAGGACGTCCTCGACCTCGAGCACGTGAGCCTGGCGCTGGGGGAGAAGCCGATCCTCGACGACGTCACGCTGCGCCTGGCACCCGGCGAGCGGCTCGGCGTGGTCGGCGTCAACGGTGCCGGCAAGTCGACCCTGCTGCGCCTGCTCGACGGCCGCATCGCCCCGGGCTCGGGGCGGGTGAAGCGCGGCAAGACGGTGGTCTCGGCCACCCTCACCCAGGACGTGAAGGAGCTCGACGACGTCGCCCACCTGCGCGTCGCCGAAGTCATGGCCCGCGAGGGCTCGTCCTTCCAGGTCGGTGACCGCGAGATGTCCTCCGGCCAGCTGCTCGAGATGCTCGGCTTCGGCACCTCCCGGCAGTGGACGCAGGTCTCCGAGCTCTCGGGCGGCGAGCGCCGGCGCCTGCAGCTGCTGCGCCTGCTCGTGGGCGAGCCCAACGTCCTCCTGCTCGACGAGCCGACCAACGACCTGGACACGGACACCCTGGCCGCCGTCGAGGACGTGCTGGACGGGTGGCCGGGGACCCTGGTGGTGGTCTCCCATGACCGTTACCTGCTCGAGCGCGTCACCGACCACCAGGTCGCCCTGCTCGGGGACGGCAAGGTCCGCGGCCTGCCGGGCGGGGTGGACCAGTACCTCGAGCTGCGCGCCGCGATGGACGGCGCCGGCGGCCCGGCCCGGGGAGCCGGCGCGGCGCGAGGCCGCAACGACGTCGTCGGGACGTGCGCCGGCATGGGCGGGCCGGAGGAGGACACCGGACCCACCGAGGCGGAGCGTCGGCGGGCCCGCAAGGAGACGGCTCGGCTTGAGAAGCAGATGACCCGGCTGCGGGACCGCAGGTCCGGCCTCGAAACGCGGATGGCCGAGCTGGGGCAGGCGCAGGACTTCGACGCCCTCACCGCGGCCTCCGCCGACCTGAAGGACCTCGACGCGCAGCTGGACGCCCTGGAGGAGGAGTGGCTGCAGGCCGCTGAACTCGCCGACAGGGACTGA